CATCCATGCTTATTACAGGGTGGTTAACTGCGGAGTTCAATTTAATTCACAATCACTTTATTAGAGAGTTCGTTCCTGTCGTCGGATTTAATTGGGAAATGATCCGCCAGAATTTTTCCCACGCGTTCGATGCCGTGAATAATACCGCCTGCAAACTTTCCGTTTCGGAAACGTTCCTGGATTTCATCTCTGATCATGTCCCATGTATCGACTGTGACTTTACTGTTAATACCTTCATCCGCAAGAATGTAGAATTGTCTTTCGCCTAAAAGAAGAAATAAAAGTATTCCGGTCTTATCCCGCGTATTATTCATTCCAAGCCGCTTGAATTCCTTCTCGGCGAGCTGACGAATCTCTTTTTTAAATTCGAGCATTGACCGTTTTTCCCTTATAGAAATTCGGATCTCGCCTGATGTGGTAAGTTCCGATTTTTTAATCTGACCGGAAATCCTGAGGAAATCGTCATCGCTGAAAAAATTATAGATTAATCTGTTTTTCATATTCAACCCTACGCAAAGATAAGTTTTGGTCTAATTAAATGAAATAAAGAGAAGTTCTAAATTTCCTATATTTACAAAGTCATTCTAACAATTTATGGTGAAAAAGAAATGTATAAGGTAGTATTATTAAGACATGGCGAAAGCGAATGGAACAAATTAAATCTTTTTACCGGATGGACCGATGTCGACTTATCCGAAAAGGGACTTAACGAAGCTCACCAGGCAGGTAAAACTCTTAAATCGGAAGGATTCAGGTTTGACGTCGCATTTACTTCTGTGTTGAAAAGAGCGATACGGACACTCGATATTACACTCGATGAGATGGATTTGATGTGGATCCCGGTTATAAAGAACTGGCGGCTTAACGAAAGACATTACGGCGCTCTCCAGGGATTGAATAAAGCCGAGACCGCAGAAAAATACGGTAACGAAAAAGTCAAAATCTGGCGCAGAAGTTACGACGTTCCCCCGCCGGCTCTGGAAATTGAGGATGAAAGATATCCCGGTAAAGATCCGCGTTACTCTGAACTGGATAAGAACGATATTCCGCTCACGGAAAGTCTTAAACTAACCGTTGACCGGTTTCTTCCTTACTGGCATCAGAGTATTGCTCCGGTAATTAAAAGCGGTAAGAAGGTTATTATTGCCGCTCACGGAAACAGTCTCCGCGCCCTTGTTAAGTATCTGGATAATATTCCCGAATCTGAAATTGTTGAACTGAATATTCCAACGGGAATTCCGCTGGTATATGAACTCGACACGAACCTGAAACCGGTAAAACATTATTATCTCGGTGATCAGGAGGCGATTAACGCAGCTATTAATGCTGTGGCTAAACAGGCGGAAAAGAAGTAGACGTTTTAATTATTGTCTCAATTTCTATAGTGATTTTGCACCGGAGAACCTTATTAAACGGCTAAGTCACTTAAGTATTCTAATTAGTTCCGACAATAAAATTTTGGCAGGATTTTAAGTCTTGCATCAAAACAGGATAAAAATTAATATTGCACACAGGAAAGGAGAAATATATAGTTATTTCTACAATAACTAATTTACTAAGGAAATTTTTTATGAAAAGGTTAATCCTTCTTTTCTCCTTTTTCTTTTTAGCCCTCTCAATCGTTCAATCCCAGACAGTTATCGGAAAGTACGCAGGTGAATTTTTAGCAATCGGAGTCGGAGGCCGTGCCCTTGCTATGGGATCGGCGCATACTGCGGTTGTAGGTGATGTTACAGCGGGATACTGGAATCCGGCAGGATTAGCACGCATTAATTACCCGCAATTCTCCTTAATGCACGAAGAGCATTTCGGTAGCCTGGTTAATTATAATTACGGTGCTGTAGCAATTCCTTACGGCAAGGATATGAGTTTTGGCGTAAGTCTGATCCGTTTAAGCATAGACGGAATTCCCGATACCCGAAATGCCCTTTACGATGCAAACGGCGACGGGATTCTCGATATCCATACAGACCGTCTCGACTATTCGAAGATAACCGAATTCAGCAATACGGACTGGGCTCTTTATCTTTCGTTTGCAAAGCGACATTCGGAGAAATTCTACTGGGGTGCTAACGTTAAAATAATCAGGCGCGATCTCGCAGAGTATGGAGCTACAGGAATCGGCTTTGATGTAGGCGCTCTTTATATGCCGTTTGATAATCTCTACCTGGGTGCGAATATTCAGGACGTTACAACAACTCTTGTTGCGTGGAGTACAGGCAGAAATGAATTGATAACCCCCACCGCAAAGATTGGTGCCGCATACAGTTTCGAATTTTTAGGAGGACGGATTTTACCCGCGCTCGATCTCGACTTGAGATTTGAGAACAGGAAATATGCTTCGATGTTTAACGTGGGGCCGGTAAGTTTCGATCTTCACACCGGATTCGAGTACAATTATAAAAATATATTCGCGGTACGTGCCGGTTATAACGATGTAAAACAATTTACTCTGGGTGCCGGAATTTATTTACCCAAGCTTCAGATCGATTATTCGTTCGCACGCTTCAGTCAGTCGGAATCTGACCGGCTTCCGGATTCGCACCGTATATCACTAATACTTACACTTGAAGAACCTAACTTTTTAAGAGGCGGAGAATAACCCGTTCCAATTTTTTTATGAAAATAGTATTTGCTCTGGTTTTGATTCCTCTCATATTCTATTCATGTTCAACCGCAGTCAAATCATTATATGAGTTTGACTACACTTTAACTTCCCGAAAAGCATATTCAAAAAACACAAACATTTCAGTCAGTATTCCGGATGGCTGGTTTACTGCTGAGGATAATGAATGCAAATGTATCGATCTCTGGTTGATAAAAAATGATTTATCCCAGTCGCTAAATTTTACAGTTATTAATCCGGATGAAAAAACAGTAAATGAAATCCGCGAAAATGGATTAAGCAAGCTGTCGGAATACAACAGGATTTTTGTAAGGGCTAGACTTGGAAATTCATTTAAAGGTTTTTTAAATGAAGAGAGTTTTGAACTGGACAAAAAACAATTTCATGCATATCAATATTCGGATGATTCGGGTAGAATTGTCAGGGTTGTGTTATTCGGTCATAATAACAGATTTTACGAATTAACCGCAATATCTAAAGACCCCGGCAATTATGAACAACTCTGGGTAATTCAAAATACTGTGCTTACCTCTTTGAATTAATTTATCTTCAGGCAACATTTCGTCAACTAAAGCATCTTTTATATAAAGCGGAAATAATGTTTTGAGTAATCCCCTCGAAAATATTATTGATTTCACGCTTATTTATAACCGTTACAAGCGTCAACTCTTCAACTTCTCGCTTAAAATGGTTAACGATAGGTTTACATGCGAAGATATTATTCAAAACGTGTTCATTAAATTATTTGAGAATCTGAAGTCGATAAGAAATCCAGACCGCATCCAGTACTGGCTTTTCAGTACTGCGAGAAACGAGATTTATACTTTCTACCGAAGGAAAAAAGTCCATCTCGATCAGTTCGGAGCCGAGGATAGTACTGAGATAGATATCGAATCAGGCGACAATGTGGATTATGAATATGAACAGAAAGAGCTTTCGGAAATTGTTATGAACGAATTGAATAAAATTGCGATTGAACAAAAGGAGATTTTTCTGCTGAAGGAATACGGCGGTCTGAGCTACAAAGAAATTGCCGAGGTTATGAAAATAGATGAAGACCTTGTGAAAAGCCGGCTCTTCAAAACAAGACAGAAATTAATAAAGAGATTATCCAGAATCGTAACGAGGTAAAAATGCTGCACGATGAAATAAAAATGATGGTCGGTCACTACTTCGATGGTGAACTAAATAAAAATAAAGAAGCGCTGCTCTTCTCCGAACTCTCGGGAAATGAAGAATGCAGAGAATACTTTAAGGAAATGAATAGACTGAAGAGTGTTGTACAGAATAGTGTTGAAGAATTCCCTATCGGGCTCGAAAGCAGAATCTATTCTTATATTAAGAACCGCAGGGAAGGTACTCTGTGGTATAAAAGATTCTTTCCGGTTCTTTCGTATTCTCTGGCTGTTATACTCTTGATTGCGTCTCTCGTCATGTTAAACGAATTGCGGAATTACAGGAATGATCTACAGCATACTTCTCAAAAAATTATTGAACAACAGAAAACAATTAATTTACTCATTAACAGTCTTCCGAATGTAGAAGTTGAGTCCGAGATTCAGAACGCAGTTATAGTCAAAGCAAACCTGTGAGGTGTAATATGAAAAAATGTTTCTTGTTAATCTTCGTAATTATAATCACCGTCAGCTGTGAAAAACAGAGAATAGAAGTGCTTAATGAAAATGAAGTAGAGTACTTTAATATAGCGGAATTAGACTCGGGCTTTTCAAACGATAAACTTTTGAGTCACATAAAACTTGATAGTTATGCTGATGAATTGAAGTCCGAAAATAAAAATTCATCGGTCAGATTCTATTTCCACTATGAGATTTTTATTGACGAAAATGGTAATACAGAGAAAATCCGCCCAATAAATAAGATTCCCGCCGATGTAATACTTGGTCCTGATTCTGTTGAATTCAAGTTAAATACAGCAAAGATGACAGAAGAATATGCAAAGATCCTGGAAAACGAAAAGTTTCCGGTTGGTTATAAAAATGGTAAACCCGTTAAGTATAGTTTTATTAGTAAATGGGGAATCGTTTCTGTTGGCGAAGAGGATGAATCAAAACAACAGATCGTTCCAAGTGATTTCTTTATTGCGGTTGATGAATCTCCGGGTCCGGTTGGCGGAATGGCGGCAATTCAGAAAAAAATTACTTACCCGGAAATTGCCAAAAGAGCCGGTATACAGGGCAAAGTCTTTGTTAAAGCGTATGTTGATGAAAACGGGAATGTTGTTAAAGCGGAAATACTTAAAAAAGCTCATCCTGCTCTTGATTCTGCGGCTGTTGACGCAGTAATGAAAACCAAATTCAATCCAGGAAGACAAAAAGGCAAACCTGTTAAAACACAGATTTCTATACCAATAGTTTTTGCACTTAAATGAACCACTAACAAATGGGGGAGTTATGAAAACTCTAAAAAACATCTTCATAATCGTATTTGCTCTTATTATGATATCAGGGAATATTATTTCAGCTCAGGATAAGAAAGAGCTCGATAAAATGCCGACACCCTTAGGTGGTATGCAGGCAATAGTCAAGAATGTTGTTTATCCAGAAGACGCTAAAAAGGATAAGATTGAAGGGAAAGTATTTGTCCGGGCTCAAATCAATGAGCAGGGAGATGTAACAGATGTAAAAATAGAAAAAGGGGATAATAAACTTCTGATAGATGCCGCCGTTAAAGCGGTTAAAGCTACCAAATTTATACCGGGCGAGCTTAAAGGAAAAAAAGTGAAGGCGGAAGTAGTTGTTCCGATTGTGTTCAAACTCAGTTAATTTTTTTTGTTTTATCGGGGGGAATTAAAAAAGGGCGGTATAACCGCCCTTTGTTTTTATAAGCTTATAATGTCGCTGTAAATTATAAATGCCATTAAAGCAAGTAGTAATACAAAGCCGGCGTTCTGAATCGCGATCTTGACTTTGAGAGGTAATTCCCTTCTGAAAATTCCTTCAATGAGAATAATTATAAAATGTCCGCCGTCCAGAGCAGGGAAAGGGAGAATATTAATTATTGCCAGAGAAAGACTTAGCATTGCAAGGAAAAACAGAAACGAACTTATTCCCGTATCCGCAGAGCGTGCCGCGTATTGAGCAATTTTTACGGGTCCGCCGAATGCCTGGTTGAAGGCAATTTTCCCCGTAATAACGTTTTTAAGCATTCCGAATGTTAGAATTGTATACTGACCTATATTATCGATGCTGTGGGTAAGAGCCCCGAAGAATCCGTATGTCTTGAATTCAAATTCGCCTGTGTACGCATCAGTAACAGCAATTCCTATTTTGCCCTCAATACCGGGATTGATCATTACTTTTAATGTATCCTCGCCGCGTAAAAAGATGATCTCAATATTCTTTTCTTTATTCGATGAAATTAATTGAACAACCTGTTCACGATCCTTTAGTTCGCTGCCGTCAATAGAGATGAAAATATCTCCTGGTTTTATGCCCGCATCTTCAGCCGGGGAATCACTCATTACATCCTGTATGAATGGTTGAGTGGGATATGGGAAAAGGAAAAATCCGTTTTGAGAACCCTCGGTAATTAAATTCCTTGAGACATCAAATTTCTGCTCAATTCCATCTCGTTCAACCTGGACTGTAACATTAGCCTTACTGCTTACAAGAAGGTTGTCGATTATTTCATCCCAGTCTTTTGTCGGAATACCGTCGATGGAAATAATTTTATCATAGGATTTGAAACCGGCTTTGGAAGCGAAACTATTTTCTTCAATTTTACTGATAGTTGTGGATTTAAAAACCTGTTTTCCCTGGAAAAAATTAATTCCCCAGAAAATTGAAACTGTAAGAAGCAGATTCATCAAGACACCGGCCGTAATAACGAAAAGCTTTTGGTAAGTCGGTTTTGAACGGAATTCCCACGGTTGAGGTTCGGATTCCATAAACTTGGTATCCATGCTTTCATCAACCATACCTGCAACTTTTACATATCCTCCTAACGGGAAGATGCATAACCGGTAATCTGTATTCCCTTTTCCATCCCAATCTTTTGGAAGATCTCCCCATGAGAAACCGTCAATCTTGTTATATCCACAAATCCTTTTTCCGAATCCTATTGCAAATGCATCAACACGGATCTTACACATTTTTGCCGCAGCAAAATGTCCGAACTCATGAACGAATACCAGAATACCTACAGTAATGATAAAATATATTATATAATCCATTTATTTCCTGTTAATTATATTTTTTATTAAGATAATTTCTTGTAAGCGAATCACACTCTTTTATTACTTCCAAATCTGATTCCTTACTTTTAGAAATATTATTTAGAGCATCCTTAACCATTTCCGGTATTTGCAGAAATTTAATTTTACCGGAAAGGAATTTTTCTACCGCAACTTCATTAGCAGCGTTAAGAATACATGGTGCGGTCCCGCCCTCTTCAATTACATCATAAGCCAGTTTCAGGCATTCAAATTTATTAAAATTAGGGTCAAAAAACGTCAACTCGCTTATTTTTTTAAAATCTGTGGAAACACCACCGTATACTAAACGGGAAGGATATGATAAAGCATATAGAATAGGAAGTTTCATATCGGGAGTACTTAATTGCGCTTTTATTGAACCGTCCGTGAATTCAACCATGGAATGGATTACCGATTGAGGATGAACTAATACTTCAATCCGGTCTTTCGGGAGATTGAAAAGCCAGAAAGCTTCAATCACTTCCAGACCTTTATTCATCATAGTTGCAGAATCAATTGTAATCTTGCTTCCCATTTTCCAGTTGGGATGCTTCAATGCATCTTCCACGGTTACATTTTCTAGATACTGTTTGCTTTTGTGTAGAAACGGTCCGCCGGAAGCAGTAAGAATTAACTTTTTAATTGAAGATTCATCTTCTCCGGTCAGGCATTGAAAAATTGCACTGTGTTCGGAATCCACGGGTATTAACTCGGAACTGTACTGGCGGCAAAGCTCAATGATAAGTTTTCCGGAAACCACAAGAGTTTCTTTGTTTGCAAGGGCAATTCTTTTTCCAAGTTTAATTGCTTCAATAGTTGGTCCTAATCCGGAAAATCCGACCATAGCTGAAACGATTACGTCATAATCTCCGCGTCGGGTGATCTCTAAAATCCCTTCGTCACCCGAGAGAATTTCACAGTGGTTGTTAATCAGGTTCTTAAGGGATTTTGCTTTTTCGATATCTGCTACAACAACGCTTTTGGGATTAAATTCCTTTATCTGAGCGGCAAGCGTTTCAATATTCTGATTGACGGTTAATCCGGTTATCCGGTACTCGTCAGGGAATTTACGGACTAACTCGAGAGTGTTTGAGCCGATTGAACCTGTTGAACCAAGTAGAAGTAACCTTTTCATTAAAATTCATTTCCCGAAATGGCAGTTATGCCATAAATCTTCTTGTTATCGCGAACAGGAAGTTCAATAAAACTATTATATTAACTGCTGTATTAAGGCGGTAAATTTTTTTCAAATATTTATATGACTCTTCAGTTAACGGTTCTTTATCCTCCAGCCCAGCACTTATATCCGATCGCAATCTTTTTGCCGTCGGTATTATGAAAAGAAAAATAATCAAAAGAAGAATTACCATCAGAATTTGTTTGGTTGAAAGCCAGTGATTTGCAGTCATCTGAAAAAATCCGAAACCCGGGTTCAGTATTACCATTGTAATACCGGTAATCAGAATCCCTGTAGCACCGATTATCCCTAGAAGATTTGAAAATTTCAGGTAGAGATTTACAAGAATCTTTTCTGAAGGGGTTCCTTTTCTAAGGTTTATATTCTTTTTAATCACCGGCTCGATTAAAAAGTTTATTAGCCAGCCGCCGGCAAATATTATGTGTATTGTTATAAGAATCGGATAATATTCCATTCCCGGTTTCTCCTCTTATTTAATGTTATAAATATACTAAAAACAGAGTCAGATTTTAGTATTGGACATTATATCGAATTATTACTAAGTTAAACCGGTTTAAGGTAAATCAAGTTCACTTATAAAAATGGGTTTTATATGAAACGAAAAATAATAATGCCGTTTTTTATTATAGCCGCACTTGCCACATCTATACTCGTTTCACAAAGTTTTAGAGTCAGCCAGATTCCAAATGGGGGAATAAACTCTTGTTCAAATTGCCATTTCAATCCAAATGGTGGCGGACCGCGAAATAGTTTCGGTCAAACCGTTGAAAGCGGTTTTCTAAATTCTCAGGGGAATGTTGTATGGGGGCCATCGCTGGCTAATATCGACTCTGATGGTGATGGTTTCTCAAACGGAGTGGAACTTCAGAATCCTTCCGGGAATTGGACCGGGGGACCAATCGGGGATCAGGGAAAAGTGACAAATCCAGGAGATCCGCTCAGTAAACCGAACCCTACATCTGTAACTGAACTAACAATCCCAAATCAATATAAACTTTATAATAATTATCCTAATCCTTTCAATCCTTCAACAAGAATTGTTTTCGAAATCCCTAAGAATGAGGTTGTTTCTTTAAGAATATATGATATCAACGGGCAGCTTGTTCGATCACTTGCAGATGAAGATTTACCGGCCGGGAGGCATGAGAGACTATGGGATGGTAAAGATAATACAGGAAATATAGCTGCTTCGGGCATTTATATTTATCGGCTTTCTGCCGGTTACTTCGATCGTTCCGCAAGAATGCTATTAATGAAATAAATTAATTAATCACATTTAACTCGGGCGGAGATCAATAATGAAATCGGTTTTTGTCTATTCAATATTTGTAAGCATATTATTCTATTCGGGAATCTATTCTCTACCAAGGTTTTCTCTTCAGCAGAAGGATAGGTGTATTAGTTGTCATATCAATCCGACTGGTGGAATTATACGAAATGAGAACGGATTTTTTTTCGGTAAGAATGTTGTTAGCAGATCATCACCTATCGATAAAGATTTTTTGTTATCTCCCCGATTAAATGAAAACATCTCCTTTGGTTTGGATTTCCGCTCTCAGTATATATATTCACAGGAAAAAAAGAGGTCAGATTTTCAGGAGATGACCGGATCTGTATACTTGAATGCCTCTGTATCCAGGAAAATAGATCTGCTTGCCAGATATGATTTTTTAAATTCAATCTGGGAAGCCTACGGTATTGCACGGATATTCCCTAACGAGAGTTATATCAAGGTCGGTACTTTTACACCTTATTTCGGAATTAGAATTGATGATCATACATCTTATACAAAAGGGGGGGATTATGGTCTGCTTTTTTCGATAGGAGCGATTCAGGGATTAATTTATAATCCGTTCTATGTGGAAACGGGAATTGAATTAGGAGCAAATATTTCTTCATGGGGATTTTTTACTGCAAGTATAGGTAAAAACAAGTTTAACGCTTCACTAACAACCGATCCAACTCTAACAACCAGACTTGAAATTAACTCGTCTGTAAATAAAATGGGATTTGTTTTTGGGGGCTCATTTGCTTCCACCAAAGTTAGGTCCGGAACTAATAAACTTAATACAATCTTATATGGTGGATTTGCCGGACTAGCAACACCTGATTTTTCGCTGATGGGTGAATTTGATCTGGCGGAAGATTATCTGGCCCGGGATTTAATCTCAAGTGCATTGATGATCGAAGCTTCATATTTGATAGATGTAGGAATTGAAGCGATAGTACGTTACGATCGGTTTGACCGAGATACTAAAAAAGAAGGCGATCAACTCTCTCACTTAATTTTTGGATTTGAATTTTTTCCGTTTGCGTTTGTTGAACTTCGTCCGCAGTTCCGTGTTAATCTTGAAGAACCCTCCAAAAACAATAATGCTTTCGTTTTGCAATTCCATTTTTGGTATTAAGTAGTTATAAATTAAAACAAGATTGAAAAGAAATGTGTGCGAGATAAATCTGGAGAAAAACAAAGGCCATTTCAAAAGTTTTTTGTCTCCCCCTCTCTTTCTTCAACTGATGCAGGAGCATCAGATCTACATCAGTTTGCAAAAGTTGTAAGACAAACTACTTTCAAAACAGCCTTTTCTGCCCTACCACAACAAATTAGATTTGTTGTTTATCATTAGAGGAAAGGAAAATCTATACTGAAAAAGAGGATTCTTGTAATACGATGAAGCTCTCTTCTAAATCAAAAGTGCTTTCACTAGGTAAAAAACAATTAAAAAAACTGAGAGAAATGTATTATACTAAGAGAGGTTTGTCAACGGTAGTCCACACTGAATTTCCTAAGTGTACACACTGATTTTTCTAAGTGTGTCCAAATTATTAGACAGGATTATCAAAATGAGTCTGCAATTTTTTCGCGGTCTTTCAATGTGTCCCGTAGCTCTGTCAGTGATTTTATTTTTAATTTTGATCTTAAATTTCGGAGATGACTTTCAACAGTTTTTTTCCCGATTCCTAATTTTCTTGCAATTTCATTATTTGAAAATCCTGCCCTTAGCAATTGAAAGATTTGTATCTCTCTGTCGGAGAATCCCCTGTCCAGATAAAGATTGTATTCTTCTCTACTTAGATCAATGTTATGAAGTGATTTTTTCTTTAATTCTGGATTATAGCCGAAAGTGAAATTTATTTTTCTATCCGGTCCGTATAGAGTTAATAAAATATTAATTAGAATTATTAAAATAATTCTAGCATAAAATATATTGTCTGATGGAATGGATGTAGTATACGATGCAAATGTTGTGACGATTAAAACTAAATAAGTAGAAAAGAGAGGAATAAAAAACAGGCTGATCTTCCCATCCAGCCTGATCTCATGAATAATATTATTCGCAAAATAAATTAGTATAAATAGAACTGAGAATATCATTGCAATTAATGAGGACAATGAACTAATGTCGATCAATAAATAAAAAATTAAAAACAGAACAAATCCAACCTTGTATTTTGTTGTTAATTCCGGAAGCGAAAAAATAATTACTATATAGCCAATGGAATTGATTATTGAAAACTGGGCGGGCATATTAAGTAGCCGATTAGATAAAAGAGCAAACGATTCTATTAATAAGACGGAAAAAAAATAAAAAAAATATTTACTGTCCTTAAAACGAATTAAGGGACCTATCAAGAAAATCAATTGAATCGCGGCTAAAATTTTCACGTATGGTGTCCACAAAACAGATTAAAAGTCATGTGTTATCGAAAACCCTTCTACTATTTTTTACTAAACCAACTCGGAAACTTAAATTCCTGGAGCACAAAAATTTACAATCAGAAAATAGCTCCCGACTTGGTAATCGTATGATTAAAAGCAAAACTTGTTTTTATAATAGAGATATTCCAAACAAGGAGCAATTTCTTCTTATTCAATAGATTCTTTTAAGTATCCCCGCATCCTCTGAAGTGCTGTGAATCCGAGTTTTGTCTTCATATGCTGAAGATGACTTTCAACAGTTTTCTTATCTATATTCAACTTTTCTGCAATTTCAATGTTAGAAAGCCCCTTTTTTATCAAAAGGAAAACTTGGATCTCCCTGTGAGTCAGTCCTTTCTCAAGATATTTACCATATTCCTCTACATGAATTTCTAATTCACTTGCAGCTTTTGCACTTATAGATGGGTCGTAACCATAAGTAAATGTAAGTTTTTTATTGGGTCCCAAAAAGGTTATAAACGCATTTAGAAATATTA
This Melioribacteraceae bacterium DNA region includes the following protein-coding sequences:
- a CDS encoding PorV/PorQ family protein codes for the protein MKRLILLFSFFFLALSIVQSQTVIGKYAGEFLAIGVGGRALAMGSAHTAVVGDVTAGYWNPAGLARINYPQFSLMHEEHFGSLVNYNYGAVAIPYGKDMSFGVSLIRLSIDGIPDTRNALYDANGDGILDIHTDRLDYSKITEFSNTDWALYLSFAKRHSEKFYWGANVKIIRRDLAEYGATGIGFDVGALYMPFDNLYLGANIQDVTTTLVAWSTGRNELITPTAKIGAAYSFEFLGGRILPALDLDLRFENRKYASMFNVGPVSFDLHTGFEYNYKNIFAVRAGYNDVKQFTLGAGIYLPKLQIDYSFARFSQSESDRLPDSHRISLILTLEEPNFLRGGE
- a CDS encoding TPM domain-containing protein, translated to MKNRLIYNFFSDDDFLRISGQIKKSELTTSGEIRISIREKRSMLEFKKEIRQLAEKEFKRLGMNNTRDKTGILLFLLLGERQFYILADEGINSKVTVDTWDMIRDEIQERFRNGKFAGGIIHGIERVGKILADHFPIKSDDRNELSNKVIVN
- the rseP gene encoding RIP metalloprotease RseP — encoded protein: MDYIIYFIITVGILVFVHEFGHFAAAKMCKIRVDAFAIGFGKRICGYNKIDGFSWGDLPKDWDGKGNTDYRLCIFPLGGYVKVAGMVDESMDTKFMESEPQPWEFRSKPTYQKLFVITAGVLMNLLLTVSIFWGINFFQGKQVFKSTTISKIEENSFASKAGFKSYDKIISIDGIPTKDWDEIIDNLLVSSKANVTVQVERDGIEQKFDVSRNLITEGSQNGFFLFPYPTQPFIQDVMSDSPAEDAGIKPGDIFISIDGSELKDREQVVQLISSNKEKNIEIIFLRGEDTLKVMINPGIEGKIGIAVTDAYTGEFEFKTYGFFGALTHSIDNIGQYTILTFGMLKNVITGKIAFNQAFGGPVKIAQYAARSADTGISSFLFFLAMLSLSLAIINILPFPALDGGHFIIILIEGIFRRELPLKVKIAIQNAGFVLLLALMAFIIYSDIISL
- a CDS encoding helix-turn-helix transcriptional regulator produces the protein MPAQFSIINSIGYIVIIFSLPELTTKYKVGFVLFLIFYLLIDISSLSSLIAMIFSVLFILIYFANNIIHEIRLDGKISLFFIPLFSTYLVLIVTTFASYTTSIPSDNIFYARIILIILINILLTLYGPDRKINFTFGYNPELKKKSLHNIDLSREEYNLYLDRGFSDREIQIFQLLRAGFSNNEIARKLGIGKKTVESHLRNLRSKLKIKSLTELRDTLKDREKIADSF
- a CDS encoding 1-deoxy-D-xylulose-5-phosphate reductoisomerase; its protein translation is MKRLLLLGSTGSIGSNTLELVRKFPDEYRITGLTVNQNIETLAAQIKEFNPKSVVVADIEKAKSLKNLINNHCEILSGDEGILEITRRGDYDVIVSAMVGFSGLGPTIEAIKLGKRIALANKETLVVSGKLIIELCRQYSSELIPVDSEHSAIFQCLTGEDESSIKKLILTASGGPFLHKSKQYLENVTVEDALKHPNWKMGSKITIDSATMMNKGLEVIEAFWLFNLPKDRIEVLVHPQSVIHSMVEFTDGSIKAQLSTPDMKLPILYALSYPSRLVYGGVSTDFKKISELTFFDPNFNKFECLKLAYDVIEEGGTAPCILNAANEVAVEKFLSGKIKFLQIPEMVKDALNNISKSKESDLEVIKECDSLTRNYLNKKYN
- a CDS encoding FlgD immunoglobulin-like domain containing protein, which produces MKRKIIMPFFIIAALATSILVSQSFRVSQIPNGGINSCSNCHFNPNGGGPRNSFGQTVESGFLNSQGNVVWGPSLANIDSDGDGFSNGVELQNPSGNWTGGPIGDQGKVTNPGDPLSKPNPTSVTELTIPNQYKLYNNYPNPFNPSTRIVFEIPKNEVVSLRIYDINGQLVRSLADEDLPAGRHERLWDGKDNTGNIAASGIYIYRLSAGYFDRSARMLLMK
- a CDS encoding RNA polymerase sigma factor produces the protein MSNPLENIIDFTLIYNRYKRQLFNFSLKMVNDRFTCEDIIQNVFIKLFENLKSIRNPDRIQYWLFSTARNEIYTFYRRKKVHLDQFGAEDSTEIDIESGDNVDYEYEQKELSEIVMNELNKIAIEQKEIFLLKEYGGLSYKEIAEVMKIDEDLVKSRLFKTRQKLIKRLSRIVTR
- a CDS encoding energy transducer TonB; its protein translation is MKKCFLLIFVIIITVSCEKQRIEVLNENEVEYFNIAELDSGFSNDKLLSHIKLDSYADELKSENKNSSVRFYFHYEIFIDENGNTEKIRPINKIPADVILGPDSVEFKLNTAKMTEEYAKILENEKFPVGYKNGKPVKYSFISKWGIVSVGEEDESKQQIVPSDFFIAVDESPGPVGGMAAIQKKITYPEIAKRAGIQGKVFVKAYVDENGNVVKAEILKKAHPALDSAAVDAVMKTKFNPGRQKGKPVKTQISIPIVFALK
- the gpmA gene encoding 2,3-diphosphoglycerate-dependent phosphoglycerate mutase → MYKVVLLRHGESEWNKLNLFTGWTDVDLSEKGLNEAHQAGKTLKSEGFRFDVAFTSVLKRAIRTLDITLDEMDLMWIPVIKNWRLNERHYGALQGLNKAETAEKYGNEKVKIWRRSYDVPPPALEIEDERYPGKDPRYSELDKNDIPLTESLKLTVDRFLPYWHQSIAPVIKSGKKVIIAAHGNSLRALVKYLDNIPESEIVELNIPTGIPLVYELDTNLKPVKHYYLGDQEAINAAINAVAKQAEKK
- a CDS encoding energy transducer TonB, with amino-acid sequence MKTLKNIFIIVFALIMISGNIISAQDKKELDKMPTPLGGMQAIVKNVVYPEDAKKDKIEGKVFVRAQINEQGDVTDVKIEKGDNKLLIDAAVKAVKATKFIPGELKGKKVKAEVVVPIVFKLS